GAAAACAGATATTTTATCTTCACCGTCGGAAACAAATCGGACAATTCCTTCGGCAGTCCGCCTCTCAGAAAGTCAATCAGGGAAGTCTTTTCCTTCTTTTCCACCACCGTCGGTTCTCCCTTGATCCCTGCGAGTTTGGCCGCGACGGTTACCGCATCCTCAAAGCTTCCCAATTCATCTACGAGCTTCACCTCGACCGCCTGCCTGCCGGTAAA
This is a stretch of genomic DNA from Thermodesulfovibrionales bacterium. It encodes these proteins:
- a CDS encoding S49 family peptidase; amino-acid sequence: FTGRQAVEVKLVDELGSFEDAVTVAAKLAGIKGEPTVVEKKEKTSLIDFLRGGLPKELSDLFPTVKIKYLFSP